The following coding sequences lie in one Bdellovibrionales bacterium genomic window:
- a CDS encoding alkylphosphonate utilization protein has protein sequence MSQEVHCPQCNSENVYPDGHMWVCPECGHEWNPTQQQSDKDELANKDDDVIRDANGNILQDGDTVTVIKDLKVKGSSSVVKSGTKVKNIRLVDGDDGHDIACKIDGLGSMNLKSQFVKKI, from the coding sequence ATGTCTCAAGAAGTTCATTGTCCTCAATGCAATTCCGAAAACGTTTATCCTGATGGTCATATGTGGGTGTGCCCGGAGTGCGGCCACGAATGGAATCCAACGCAACAGCAGTCCGACAAGGACGAGCTCGCGAATAAAGACGACGACGTCATCCGCGATGCCAATGGCAATATTTTACAGGACGGCGATACGGTGACAGTCATCAAAGATCTTAAAGTGAAAGGCTCATCCTCCGTAGTAAAAAGCGGAACCAAAGTCAAAAACATACGTTTGGTGGACGGGGACGATGGGCACGACATTGCGTGCAAGATTGATGGGCTGGGTTCGATGAATCTTAAATCTCAGTTTGTCAAAAAGATTTAG
- the hrpB gene encoding ATP-dependent helicase HrpB, with protein sequence MLSPLPVDLIIPSIKQAFVNAQSLVISAAPGAGKTTRIPPALSSMVEKQVWVLEPRRIAAISAAQRIADENGWVVGQEVGYQVRFDNKFSVGTKILFLTEALLLRKLLQDPDLRQVACVVLDEFHERSLHVDMALGALKELQELSRPDLKIVVMSATLDASPLSQYLGGAPVIDSPGKVFPLEIIHDDKPLQLQTGFDFIERMRKLIHKAIYDNSEGDVLCFLPGRGEIERLKRALEESLSDSVLILPLHGQLSLVEQKAAILPSNTHRKIILSTNLAESSLTVEGVRIVVDCGLARLQMQDQKTGFESLKLAKISKASATQRAGRAARLGPGRVYRAWTIHDEKSMHSFETAEIHRVDLSEALLLLAAIGVTHSESFAWFELPPARSLQMAKSLLLNIGAITTDGGLTELGQKLQRFPLHPRLAKLLIVGLEKGVSQFTCELAALLSEGRAIGSEIHSQRENDLMARWEEWKKNKTHPKFKTVNRAVEQLQDLVKNQDSKKPTDELLEKILLEVYPDRLCRRRRSEGSDAKMVGGRGVRLHQDSSVKNSLFFVALEISEGRDASHALVFQAAGIHPQTIEEKLIPEAVSVWDVEWDEEKQKFYTVESLQWRGLAVSAEKRRPALPDEIKERLVDVALQRWDSILQKNDELSSLLSRIQFLHTQNSEWPLLDEEKIREALTLACYGENSLAAVEQKKLDTYFENSLEEKHLAALKRDCPTHWTAPTGNRFRIQYTSEQGPQVEVRLQELFGLKHTPSVAGQPVTLTLLAPNYRPVQVTRDIESFWKNAYMDVRKEMRARYPKHSWPEDPLNAAPQSKGRPHK encoded by the coding sequence ATGCTGAGTCCGTTGCCCGTAGATCTAATTATTCCTTCGATAAAACAGGCATTTGTTAACGCCCAGTCACTGGTGATCTCGGCGGCCCCCGGGGCAGGTAAAACCACAAGAATTCCCCCGGCGTTATCGTCGATGGTCGAAAAGCAAGTTTGGGTGTTAGAGCCCCGACGTATCGCTGCCATCTCTGCGGCTCAACGTATAGCCGACGAAAATGGATGGGTTGTAGGTCAAGAAGTGGGCTATCAAGTCCGCTTCGACAATAAATTCTCTGTCGGAACCAAAATTTTATTTTTAACGGAGGCCCTACTTTTAAGAAAGCTTTTACAGGATCCAGATCTCCGTCAGGTGGCCTGCGTCGTTTTGGATGAGTTTCATGAGCGATCTTTACACGTGGATATGGCCCTAGGGGCATTAAAGGAACTTCAAGAATTGTCTCGGCCAGATCTCAAAATCGTCGTGATGTCGGCAACTTTAGACGCGAGCCCATTATCACAATACCTGGGCGGTGCACCGGTGATCGATTCTCCCGGGAAAGTGTTTCCGTTAGAGATTATCCACGATGATAAGCCCCTCCAACTGCAAACAGGTTTCGATTTTATCGAGCGCATGAGGAAACTGATCCATAAAGCAATTTATGATAATTCCGAAGGTGACGTGCTTTGCTTTTTACCGGGGCGAGGCGAAATTGAAAGGCTCAAGCGGGCTCTTGAAGAGTCGCTTTCCGATTCAGTTCTTATCCTTCCTCTCCATGGACAACTCAGTCTCGTCGAACAAAAGGCTGCAATTCTACCGTCAAACACCCACCGTAAAATTATCCTCTCTACCAATCTTGCCGAGAGCTCTTTGACTGTGGAAGGTGTGCGTATTGTTGTCGATTGCGGGTTGGCACGTCTTCAAATGCAAGATCAGAAGACTGGTTTTGAATCACTGAAGCTCGCAAAAATCTCGAAAGCGTCGGCCACTCAACGTGCGGGTCGTGCGGCGAGGTTAGGACCGGGGCGCGTTTATAGAGCATGGACCATCCATGACGAAAAATCCATGCACTCTTTTGAAACGGCAGAGATTCATCGCGTGGATTTATCCGAAGCACTACTTCTACTGGCGGCCATCGGTGTGACCCATTCGGAAAGTTTTGCTTGGTTCGAGTTGCCACCGGCGCGGTCTTTACAAATGGCGAAGTCGTTGCTTCTAAATATTGGTGCCATCACGACCGACGGTGGGCTGACAGAACTCGGCCAAAAACTCCAGCGGTTCCCTCTTCATCCGAGGCTTGCTAAATTATTAATCGTTGGACTGGAGAAGGGAGTTTCTCAATTCACCTGTGAATTAGCGGCTCTTTTGTCGGAGGGGCGAGCGATTGGGTCGGAGATCCATTCTCAACGAGAAAATGATCTAATGGCTCGCTGGGAAGAATGGAAGAAGAACAAAACTCATCCCAAATTTAAAACGGTGAATCGCGCCGTGGAACAACTTCAAGATTTGGTGAAAAACCAGGACTCTAAAAAACCCACAGACGAACTCCTGGAAAAGATTCTTTTAGAAGTTTACCCCGATCGTCTTTGTCGGCGCCGGAGATCCGAAGGGAGTGACGCCAAGATGGTCGGAGGGCGAGGTGTTCGCTTGCATCAGGACTCGAGTGTTAAGAATTCCTTGTTCTTTGTGGCCCTTGAGATTTCAGAAGGACGTGATGCCTCTCATGCCTTGGTTTTCCAGGCTGCCGGGATTCATCCTCAGACCATTGAGGAAAAACTAATCCCCGAGGCCGTCTCGGTTTGGGATGTGGAATGGGATGAGGAAAAACAAAAGTTTTATACTGTCGAGAGTTTACAATGGAGAGGTCTCGCGGTGTCCGCAGAAAAGCGTCGCCCAGCTTTGCCCGACGAAATCAAAGAGCGATTGGTGGATGTGGCTTTGCAGCGTTGGGATTCTATTTTGCAAAAGAACGACGAGCTATCGAGTCTCTTATCTCGAATACAGTTTTTACATACACAGAATTCGGAGTGGCCTCTTCTCGACGAAGAAAAAATTCGCGAAGCTTTGACCCTCGCGTGTTACGGTGAAAATTCCTTAGCTGCTGTTGAGCAAAAAAAGTTAGACACGTACTTCGAGAACAGTCTCGAAGAAAAGCATCTTGCTGCGCTCAAAAGGGATTGCCCCACTCATTGGACCGCACCTACGGGAAATCGATTTCGCATACAGTACACCTCCGAGCAAGGCCCTCAAGTTGAGGTTCGACTTCAAGAGCTGTTTGGACTCAAGCACACTCCTTCGGTTGCAGGTCAACCCGTGACGCTCACGTTGCTCGCTCCCAACTACCGACCTGTTCAAGTCACACGGGACATTGAGAGCTTCTGGAAAAATGCCTACATGGACGTACGCAAAGAAATGCGCGCTCGCTATCCGAAACATTCCTGGCCCGAGGATCCGCTCAACGCCGCCCCACAGTCCAAAGGGCGACCTCACAAATAG
- a CDS encoding MBOAT family protein — protein sequence MVFSSLKFLFIFLPIVLLVYFAVYHYCARSRRLFTWLNFVLLLASLVFYIEGEKKFFYVMLLVGFIDYWLALLLENDRQKSQPNPGFQKIILLASIFSNMGLLFYFKYFNFAAGLVTDLADQLYPLSHGSRVFIEVGLPIGISFYTFESMSYIIDVYRGEIKATRRFVDYWTFITFFPHLVAGPIIRYIDLRKQLESRTHSWINIVEGFRRFSVGLAKKVIIANPLGYYSDIFYAVDASKMDTLLAWFTAGAYALQIYFDFSGYSDMAVGLARMFGITLPENFNYPYIAQSMKDFWRRWHMTLSQWFRDYLYIPLGGNRLGTFKEYRNLFLVFTLCGLWHGASLNFLGWGVFHGLFLVLERVMDFKENRAPRLLRHIYAIIVILFSWVIFRSETLSQTVAIWKAMLGLAPALISTDSLQLLSLPHFYVYFILGIVLSVPLSYWGLSPQRRATWNLHPALREMSYVGLLIFSAIVLCGQEYNPFIYFRF from the coding sequence ATGGTTTTTAGCTCGCTAAAATTCTTATTTATTTTTCTACCAATTGTCCTATTGGTTTATTTTGCCGTTTATCATTATTGTGCGCGCAGCCGGCGCCTTTTCACGTGGTTAAACTTCGTTCTCCTTCTCGCAAGCTTAGTTTTTTATATCGAGGGTGAAAAAAAATTCTTTTATGTCATGCTCCTGGTGGGATTTATCGACTACTGGCTGGCGCTGCTCTTAGAAAATGATCGTCAGAAGTCTCAACCAAATCCCGGTTTTCAAAAAATAATTCTTCTCGCCTCTATTTTTTCAAATATGGGGCTTTTGTTTTATTTTAAGTATTTTAACTTCGCCGCAGGTCTAGTGACGGACCTCGCTGATCAGCTTTATCCATTAAGTCACGGCTCGCGAGTTTTTATCGAAGTGGGTCTACCGATTGGTATCAGTTTCTATACGTTTGAGTCCATGAGTTATATTATTGACGTTTATCGCGGAGAGATTAAAGCCACCCGTCGCTTTGTTGATTATTGGACGTTTATCACTTTTTTCCCTCACCTCGTAGCGGGACCCATCATTCGTTACATCGATCTTCGAAAACAATTGGAATCTCGCACTCACAGTTGGATCAATATCGTCGAGGGATTTCGGCGCTTTTCGGTGGGGCTGGCAAAAAAAGTCATCATCGCTAATCCGTTGGGATACTACTCCGATATTTTCTATGCGGTCGATGCTTCCAAAATGGATACACTTTTGGCTTGGTTTACAGCAGGGGCCTACGCTCTTCAGATCTACTTTGATTTCTCCGGGTATTCCGATATGGCGGTGGGGCTTGCGCGCATGTTTGGAATTACCCTTCCGGAAAATTTTAATTATCCCTACATCGCGCAAAGCATGAAAGACTTCTGGCGCCGATGGCACATGACTCTCTCCCAGTGGTTTAGAGATTACCTTTACATTCCCTTAGGAGGAAATCGCCTAGGGACATTCAAAGAGTACCGCAATTTATTTTTAGTCTTCACATTGTGTGGTCTATGGCACGGAGCGAGCCTTAATTTTCTGGGATGGGGAGTTTTCCACGGGCTCTTCCTCGTGCTCGAACGCGTGATGGATTTCAAAGAAAACAGAGCTCCCCGACTCCTCCGACACATTTATGCCATCATCGTTATTCTTTTTAGCTGGGTCATTTTCCGTAGCGAAACTTTATCTCAGACTGTGGCGATCTGGAAAGCAATGCTAGGACTTGCTCCCGCCCTTATTTCCACAGACAGCTTGCAATTGCTCTCTCTACCTCATTTTTATGTTTATTTCATCTTGGGCATCGTTCTGAGCGTTCCACTTTCCTACTGGGGCCTCTCTCCGCAGAGACGAGCAACGTGGAATTTACATCCTGCCCTGAGAGAAATGAGCTATGTCGGTCTTTTAATCTTCTCTGCGATCGTACTCTGTGGACAAGAATATAACCCATTTATCTATTTTAGGTTCTAA
- the crcB gene encoding fluoride efflux transporter CrcB, which translates to MKDIFIVGLGGFLGATSRHLVYLWFGARNWTSFPWATLFINILGCFLIGALSLWIEKSLPYHRTVFLLASVGFLGAFTTFSAFGLETFNLLKQQQVPWALMNIIASITLGLVAVVLGRWTALQIS; encoded by the coding sequence ATGAAAGATATTTTTATTGTGGGTTTAGGCGGATTTTTAGGCGCGACCTCGAGGCATCTCGTCTATCTTTGGTTTGGAGCGCGGAACTGGACAAGTTTCCCCTGGGCTACTTTATTTATAAATATTCTGGGCTGTTTTCTCATCGGCGCATTGAGTTTATGGATCGAAAAATCACTGCCGTATCATAGAACAGTGTTTCTGCTCGCCTCGGTGGGGTTCCTCGGAGCTTTCACCACGTTTTCGGCGTTTGGACTGGAGACCTTTAATTTATTGAAACAGCAGCAAGTGCCATGGGCACTGATGAATATTATTGCGAGCATCACACTCGGTTTAGTGGCCGTGGTCCTCGGAAGATGGACGGCGCTTCAAATCTCTTAA
- a CDS encoding DoxX family protein: MNQKIKNFFQPVVIPTVGSLALLSLRLVIGLAFVFHGWGKIQNPMGWMGPDSGVPGILQFLAAFSEFGGGIAWMIGLLTPLAALGLTFTMIVATAMHAFVMKDPFVASGPGMSSYEHALSYLVVSFVLLALGAGKFSLDAKIFGQKRS, translated from the coding sequence ATGAATCAAAAAATTAAAAATTTTTTTCAACCCGTAGTTATTCCGACCGTTGGATCTTTAGCGTTACTCTCTCTTCGCCTTGTGATTGGTTTGGCATTTGTCTTTCACGGCTGGGGTAAAATACAAAATCCTATGGGTTGGATGGGACCAGATTCTGGAGTTCCAGGAATTTTGCAATTCTTAGCGGCGTTTTCTGAATTTGGCGGAGGAATCGCTTGGATGATTGGACTACTGACACCTTTGGCGGCTTTAGGACTCACTTTTACAATGATTGTAGCGACAGCGATGCATGCATTCGTCATGAAAGATCCATTTGTGGCCAGTGGACCAGGAATGTCCTCGTACGAGCATGCTTTAAGTTATCTCGTGGTCTCTTTCGTGTTGCTGGCGTTGGGCGCGGGAAAATTTTCTCTCGATGCAAAAATCTTTGGACAGAAGCGTTCGTAA
- a CDS encoding DoxX family protein, which yields MTLNTLFLGSSLDLTNFASLIIRVFIGICFVIHGMGKLGLVGPGNMAGFEAWLKSLNIPFPAQQARAAMLSEIIGGALITLGFLTRLGILMCFFVMVIAALIGHKGGGYLITNNPPGNEYTVNLAAILLALFLLGPGYYSLDAFLFS from the coding sequence ATGACTCTTAATACATTATTTCTCGGCTCATCTCTTGATCTTACAAATTTCGCATCCCTGATCATTCGCGTGTTCATCGGAATCTGCTTTGTCATCCACGGCATGGGCAAACTCGGTCTCGTCGGCCCTGGAAATATGGCCGGTTTCGAGGCTTGGCTGAAGAGTCTCAATATCCCCTTCCCAGCCCAACAAGCGCGCGCAGCGATGTTGAGCGAGATCATCGGTGGCGCTCTCATCACCTTAGGATTTCTCACGCGCCTCGGAATTTTAATGTGCTTCTTCGTCATGGTGATCGCTGCCCTCATCGGCCATAAAGGTGGCGGCTATCTAATTACGAATAATCCTCCGGGGAACGAATATACCGTCAACCTCGCGGCGATTTTGCTGGCTCTCTTTCTTTTAGGCCCGGGCTACTACTCTTTAGATGCATTTTTATTTTCATGA
- a CDS encoding nuclear transport factor 2 family protein — MDIRSLPTEQTTSKAKHYEEIQIRHLMADYIHACRDGDLKKIKSLYTNDVVSFDMPPPHKMVGLGDYMKSWEKWYAGQFDFPVIYDSLDLQVHVSGDVGFTFDIIHMAGTLKNTGERIENWLRHTCGLVKVREKWLIAHEHISAPVGEDGQALTTLNPDQIELPHH; from the coding sequence ATGGATATTCGGAGCCTGCCCACGGAGCAGACGACCAGTAAGGCGAAGCACTATGAGGAAATCCAAATTCGTCATTTGATGGCGGACTACATCCACGCCTGTCGAGATGGAGATCTCAAAAAAATTAAATCTCTATATACCAACGACGTCGTTTCTTTTGATATGCCGCCGCCCCACAAGATGGTGGGTCTCGGTGACTACATGAAGTCTTGGGAGAAGTGGTACGCCGGTCAGTTTGATTTCCCCGTCATCTACGATTCCCTCGATCTGCAAGTTCATGTCAGTGGGGATGTGGGTTTTACGTTTGATATCATTCACATGGCGGGAACTCTTAAGAACACTGGAGAAAGAATCGAAAACTGGCTAAGGCACACTTGTGGTCTTGTGAAGGTGAGAGAAAAGTGGTTGATCGCTCACGAGCACATCTCGGCTCCCGTAGGTGAAGACGGGCAAGCGCTGACGACATTAAACCCCGATCAGATCGAACTCCCCCATCACTAA
- a CDS encoding MATE family efflux transporter: protein MEAQPKNRKEQWKYILKIAWPLIVANSFWNLQLTIDRIFLGNFSTEALGAAMAVMGVFWTPMALLQQTAAYVMTFVAQYYGAKEFNKIGPAVWQSLYISVLGGLLFLLLIPAAIPLFTIIGHSENLIGLEVQYFEAICYSALPAAVVAAVSGFFTGLGNTRIIMAINVVGLIANIILDYVMIFGKLGFPAMGVAGAGYATALANCVSAAFALYLIFKKKFEIDYKIFSGWRFDWELTQRFLRFGLPSGMQWALEGLAFTVFLIVVGRMPNGDAALAASSIVLTVMMLSVLPPMGIAQAVSVLVGQHLGEKRPELAVGNVWGGLQLSLMYILPMGISFLLFPTFYLNWFFNDTNPLLWNQVSTIVPYLLMYVALFTNFDSMNLIFSFSLKGAGDTRFVTLVALLMPWPFMVLPTLLMKDWDGAVYWAWGAASFYIILQAFVFWRRFEGGKWKSMSVIH, encoded by the coding sequence TTGGAAGCACAACCCAAAAATCGGAAAGAGCAATGGAAGTACATCTTAAAAATAGCTTGGCCACTGATTGTCGCTAATAGTTTTTGGAATCTTCAACTGACAATTGATCGCATCTTTCTTGGAAATTTCTCCACCGAAGCGCTCGGTGCAGCCATGGCGGTGATGGGAGTCTTTTGGACTCCGATGGCACTCCTCCAACAAACGGCCGCCTATGTTATGACGTTTGTAGCCCAGTACTATGGCGCCAAAGAATTTAATAAAATTGGACCCGCAGTATGGCAGTCCCTTTACATTAGTGTTTTGGGTGGATTGTTATTCCTGCTTTTGATTCCGGCAGCAATTCCCTTGTTTACAATCATCGGACACTCCGAGAATCTGATTGGACTCGAGGTTCAATACTTTGAAGCCATCTGTTATTCCGCTCTCCCCGCCGCCGTTGTCGCGGCGGTCAGCGGCTTTTTTACAGGACTCGGAAACACAAGGATCATCATGGCGATCAACGTTGTGGGACTCATTGCAAATATCATCTTGGATTACGTTATGATTTTTGGGAAACTCGGATTCCCGGCAATGGGCGTAGCCGGCGCCGGCTACGCGACCGCGTTAGCCAATTGTGTGAGCGCGGCCTTTGCGCTTTATCTTATTTTTAAAAAGAAGTTCGAGATCGATTACAAAATCTTTTCCGGCTGGCGCTTCGATTGGGAACTGACCCAAAGATTCCTAAGATTTGGATTACCCAGCGGAATGCAATGGGCTCTTGAGGGACTCGCATTTACGGTATTTCTGATTGTTGTCGGACGGATGCCCAACGGCGATGCCGCGCTTGCCGCGAGCAGTATCGTCCTGACCGTGATGATGTTATCGGTTCTTCCGCCCATGGGTATCGCCCAAGCGGTCTCAGTCTTGGTTGGTCAGCATCTCGGCGAAAAACGACCTGAGCTTGCAGTGGGCAATGTGTGGGGAGGTCTTCAACTGTCGTTGATGTACATACTCCCCATGGGAATTTCTTTTTTACTTTTCCCCACTTTCTATCTCAATTGGTTTTTTAACGACACCAACCCGTTACTTTGGAATCAAGTCAGCACCATAGTTCCTTACCTATTAATGTATGTCGCTCTCTTCACCAACTTCGACAGCATGAATCTCATTTTTTCGTTTTCACTTAAGGGCGCAGGTGACACTCGTTTTGTAACTCTTGTTGCTTTACTTATGCCGTGGCCTTTTATGGTATTACCGACCCTACTTATGAAAGACTGGGACGGGGCCGTATACTGGGCCTGGGGCGCTGCAAGCTTTTACATTATCCTTCAAGCCTTTGTATTCTGGCGTCGGTTTGAGGGCGGAAAATGGAAATCTATGAGTGTAATTCATTGA
- a CDS encoding NAD(P)-dependent alcohol dehydrogenase, with amino-acid sequence MISAKAYANTSPTSPLQPLQIERRSPKPDDVVIEIDYCGICHSDIHTARGEWGPTAYPCVPGHEIVGRVTAVGKKVKRFKVGDLAGVGCFVDSCGKCPSCKSHEEQFCSVHTAFTYNSTELDGKTPTLGGYSSHIVVKDKYVLKIKKGLPLERVAPLLCAGITTYSPLKRYGTKKGMKVGVVGLGGLGHMAVKIAKAMGAELTVFSTSANKQADAKKLGAKNFVITRDPKNFAPLAGKLDLIIDTVSAEHDFSPYMGTLKIGGTHVLVGAAPEPNKVAAMALIFGRKRLAGSLIGGIKETQEMLDFCAKKKVLADIELIKASQVNEAYNRTVKGDVKYRFVMDTKTL; translated from the coding sequence ATGATTTCCGCTAAAGCTTACGCCAACACGTCCCCGACTTCACCCCTTCAACCGCTTCAAATTGAGCGACGCTCGCCAAAGCCAGACGACGTGGTCATCGAAATTGATTATTGCGGAATTTGTCATTCCGACATTCACACGGCCCGTGGTGAATGGGGCCCCACTGCCTATCCCTGTGTTCCAGGCCACGAGATCGTCGGTCGCGTGACGGCCGTCGGGAAAAAAGTAAAACGATTTAAAGTGGGCGATCTTGCTGGCGTCGGATGTTTTGTCGACTCCTGCGGAAAATGCCCAAGTTGTAAATCTCATGAAGAGCAGTTTTGCAGTGTACACACGGCCTTCACTTACAACAGCACAGAACTCGACGGAAAAACTCCTACGCTGGGTGGTTACTCTTCCCATATCGTGGTGAAAGATAAATATGTTCTCAAGATCAAGAAGGGACTACCTCTCGAGCGCGTGGCCCCTCTTCTGTGTGCGGGTATAACAACCTATTCTCCTCTCAAGCGGTACGGGACAAAAAAAGGGATGAAGGTGGGAGTGGTTGGACTGGGCGGACTCGGTCATATGGCGGTAAAGATCGCGAAGGCCATGGGAGCTGAGTTGACAGTATTTAGTACCTCCGCCAACAAACAAGCCGATGCTAAAAAGTTGGGAGCCAAAAATTTTGTGATCACTCGCGATCCAAAGAATTTTGCTCCTTTGGCCGGAAAGCTCGATCTGATTATTGACACTGTTTCCGCCGAGCATGACTTCTCGCCGTACATGGGAACACTTAAAATTGGCGGCACCCACGTCCTCGTCGGAGCGGCACCGGAGCCAAATAAAGTTGCGGCGATGGCGTTGATCTTTGGACGCAAACGTTTAGCAGGATCTCTCATCGGTGGAATCAAAGAGACCCAAGAGATGCTCGACTTCTGCGCGAAGAAAAAAGTTCTCGCCGACATTGAGCTCATCAAAGCCTCACAAGTGAACGAGGCTTACAATCGCACCGTTAAAGGCGATGTGAAGTATCGTTTTGTGATGGATACAAAAACTCTTTAA
- a CDS encoding DUF2905 domain-containing protein, translated as MQSIAKLLIILGLALVCAGIAWHFGWIQSLKLGKLPGDFYFKAGGTTVFFPLTTCVLISLLVWIISWILKR; from the coding sequence ATGCAATCGATCGCAAAGCTACTCATTATTTTGGGCCTTGCATTAGTCTGTGCGGGAATCGCTTGGCATTTCGGCTGGATTCAATCCCTTAAGTTAGGAAAACTTCCAGGGGATTTTTATTTTAAGGCTGGGGGGACTACGGTCTTTTTCCCTTTGACGACCTGTGTTCTTATTAGTCTTTTAGTTTGGATCATCTCTTGGATTCTCAAACGATAA
- a CDS encoding DEAD/DEAH box helicase — translation MNSSETIAFADLKLLPPIQQALKEAGYLTPTPIQSQAIPLVLDGQDLLGVAQTGTGKTAAFCLPIINILTTQQRRREPRSPRSLILTPTRELAIQIHKNLLDYGKNLKQKYAVIFGGVGQGNQVRDLSQGVDVLVATPGRLIDLIQQKYIRLDHVEIFVLDEADRMLDMGFLKDVKRIINLLPQKRHSLFFSATMPPEIQTLAQTILKNPKKVEVTPPSTTVERIRQTVMFVEKKEKMNLLIHTLKNKNLYKVLVFVEMKHFANKVVDKLMANGITAAAIHGNKSQSARQRALEDFSRDRIRVLVATDIASRGIDIDGITHVINFELPNVAENYVHRIGRTARAGADGDAISFCTADERSYLANIEKTTQQKIEVDSDQPYHSEDAANARIIGVGKAKAKIESQRNDDGGGRGGHSRRPQRRGQARGGGGGGGGRRNSRNSRRGNGERSFSKHS, via the coding sequence ATGAACTCATCTGAAACTATTGCATTCGCAGATCTTAAACTTCTTCCTCCTATTCAACAGGCACTCAAAGAGGCGGGTTATCTCACCCCCACTCCGATTCAAAGTCAGGCGATACCGCTGGTCCTTGATGGACAAGACTTATTGGGTGTTGCACAAACAGGGACTGGCAAGACTGCGGCGTTTTGTCTTCCGATCATTAATATCTTAACCACCCAACAAAGACGTCGCGAGCCTCGCTCTCCTCGCAGTTTGATTTTGACTCCGACGCGAGAGCTTGCGATTCAGATTCATAAAAATCTTTTGGATTACGGTAAAAATCTCAAACAAAAGTATGCGGTTATTTTTGGAGGAGTCGGTCAGGGGAATCAGGTCCGCGACCTATCTCAAGGAGTGGATGTTCTTGTGGCGACACCGGGTCGTCTGATCGATTTGATTCAGCAAAAATATATTCGGTTGGATCATGTTGAAATCTTTGTTCTTGATGAAGCCGATCGCATGTTGGATATGGGTTTTCTCAAAGATGTGAAGAGAATTATCAATTTACTCCCTCAAAAAAGACATAGCCTTTTCTTTTCGGCAACTATGCCTCCAGAGATTCAAACTCTGGCGCAAACTATTCTTAAGAATCCTAAAAAAGTCGAAGTCACCCCGCCGTCCACAACGGTAGAGCGTATTCGTCAAACGGTGATGTTTGTGGAAAAGAAAGAGAAGATGAATCTTTTGATTCATACTCTTAAAAACAAAAACCTTTATAAGGTTCTGGTTTTTGTGGAGATGAAGCACTTTGCAAATAAGGTTGTGGATAAGCTCATGGCCAATGGAATCACGGCCGCCGCCATCCATGGAAACAAATCTCAGAGTGCGCGTCAGCGCGCTCTTGAGGACTTCTCTCGCGATCGCATCCGAGTTCTGGTCGCCACAGATATCGCCTCGCGCGGGATCGATATCGATGGAATCACTCACGTCATTAACTTCGAACTCCCGAACGTCGCCGAGAACTATGTGCATCGGATTGGTCGTACGGCTCGTGCCGGTGCTGACGGGGATGCCATTTCTTTTTGTACCGCGGACGAGCGGTCGTATCTTGCCAATATCGAAAAAACCACTCAGCAAAAAATTGAAGTGGATTCCGACCAGCCTTATCACTCAGAAGACGCTGCCAACGCGCGCATTATCGGTGTTGGAAAGGCCAAAGCGAAAATTGAAAGCCAACGTAATGATGACGGTGGCGGTCGTGGTGGACACTCCCGTCGTCCTCAACGTCGAGGTCAAGCTCGCGGCGGTGGAGGTGGTGGGGGCGGTCGTAGAAACTCTCGCAACTCACGCCGTGGAAATGGTGAGAGAAGCTTTTCTAAACACTCCTAG